From a region of the Sesamum indicum cultivar Zhongzhi No. 13 linkage group LG3, S_indicum_v1.0, whole genome shotgun sequence genome:
- the LOC105156963 gene encoding UPF0613 protein PB24D3.06c encodes MENSDMNLSTPSSLSASSQTAASSGNSWFSGIVRGRSASGKMTNKSSAAAAVGDGVGVGAGPINKKHQFRGVMFKYGPKSVQVAFKTGDYKQQVIFIGGLTDGFLATEYLEPLAIALDREHWSLVQFLFSSSYAGYGISSLKQDAMELDQLISYLINKEDSEGVVLLGHSTGCQDIVHYLRTNAACSRAVRAAILQAPVSDREYKATLPETASMIDLASKMITEGRGSELMPREANPDAPITADRYHSLCAYNGDDDMFSSDFNEDQLRQKLGHMSNTPTLVMFSMADEFVPEYVDKKALVNRLCRAMGGAEKVEVEYGSHSLSNRVEEAVKAIIDFIKRDGPKGWDDPWS; translated from the exons ATGGAAAATTCTGATATGAATCTCTCCACGCCATCTTCGCTCTCTGCGTCGTCGCAGACGGCGGCTTCGTCGGGAAATTCTTGGTTTTCCGGCATTGTGCGTGGCCGGTCTGCCTCCGGTAAGATGACAAACAAGtcctccgccgccgccgccgttGGCGACGGCGTCGGAGTTGGTGCTGGACCCATTAACAAGAAGCATCAATTTCGTGGGGTGATGTTTAAGTACGGGCCAAAGTCAGTTCAG GTTGCATTCAAAACAGGTGACTATAAACAGCAAGTTATTTTCATTGGTGGGCTAACAGATGGATTTTTGGCCACTGA ATATTTGGAGCCTCTTGCAATTGCTTTGGACAGAGAGCATTGGTCATtagttcaatttcttttttcatcatCGTATGCAGGATATGGCATCTCAAGTTTGAAACAA GATGCCATGGAGCTTGATCAGTTGATAAGTTACCTGATAAACAAGGAAGACTCTGAAGGTGTGGTGCTACTTGGACACAGTACTGGCTGCCAG GATATCGTGCATTACTTGCGTACTAATGCAGCCTGTTCAAGAGCAGTCCGCGCAGCCATTTTACAG GCTCCAGTCAGCGACCGTGAATACAAAGCCACTCTCCCGGAAACTGCTTCCATGATTGATTTGGCTTCAAAGATGATAACTGAAGGTAGAGGATCAGAACTGATGCCCCGAGAAGCCAATCCAGATGCCCCGATTACGGCCGATAG ATACCATTCGCTCTGTGCATACAATGGTGACGATGACATGTTCAGTTCCGACTTTAATGAAGATCAGTTGAGACAGAAACTTGGCCACATGTCTAACACACCCACCCTG GTCATGTTTTCCATGGCTGACGAGTTCGTACCAGAATACGTGGACAAGAAAGCTCTGGTCAACAG ATTGTGTCGAGCAATGGGGGGCGCAGAAAAAGTTGAAGTCGAATATGGAAGCCACTCGCTGTCTAACAGAGTCGAGGAAGCTGTCAAAGCCATAATAGATTTCATCAAGAGAGACGGACCCAAAGGATGGGACGACCCATGGAGTTAG
- the LOC105156965 gene encoding uncharacterized protein LOC105156965: MPEKAANLVIGSSPAVHWWFKILVVGVLFGFLVVWGIDGFNMSSFHKDFVVFKPNGSEILPQPFEDLSFRNLSLEPRVEIPQKIDLDHSHQSLARTVENLDPGIQNQSQDVSNSSPQVSEDLTKEQTVNIPSTPEILPWISSELEANYSANLLAKWLAPGGEPCKDSRTVDIRMPGLEGNMDLELSTGEMHEFVFQALDDSGRPRCLGGDYLETDLSGERWKARPPVKDMGNGSYAFSLQVHPDFAGDYNLTIILLFRHYEGLKYSPARFVFDRVLRVVPIKFIRSESQLPEIRHCKKSDYTKDVWSGRWTRHARNDSCPISNDGRYRCQKPSFPCQRPWCDGPLGVLESNGWVYSAHCSFKLFTSQKAWKCLNNRWIFWWGDSNHCDTVRNILHFILDVHDIPTVPRIFDMNITNPRNPSQMVRFTSIFNGHPNDTGNYQGLNSLINANYRELLKGYFSKDVVPDTMIMNSGLHDGVYWSNIRNFIKGADYAALFWAEVMEGVRKRGLEPPEVIYRTTVATGGYARSLAFNPQKMEAFNGVVLDKLRQYHVLDRVIDDFDMTYPWHYDNRCNDGVHYGRAPAKMKWRDGQIGHQYFVDLMLGHVLINALCVKTV; this comes from the coding sequence ATGCCGGAGAAAGCTGCAAACTTGGTTATAGGCTCAAGCCCAGCAGTTCATTGGTGGTTCAAGATCTTGGTAGTGGGGGTGCTTTTTGGATTCTTGGTTGTTTGGGGGATTGATGGGTTCAATATGAGCAGTTTTCACAAAGATTTTGTTGTGTTCAAGCCCAATGGTTCAGAAATTTTGCCACAACCCTTTGAAGATTTGAGCTTTAGGAATCTTTCTCTGGAACCCCGTGTTGAAATTCCTCAAAAGATTGATTTAGACCACAGCCACCAAAGTTTGGCAAGAACCGTCGAAAATCTTGATCCTGGGATTCAGAACCAGTCCCAAGATGTTTCCAATTCAAGCCCTCAAGTTTCAGAAGATTTGACTAAGGAACAGACCGTCAACATCCCCTCAACTCCTGAGATATTGCCTTGGATTTCATCTGAATTAGAGGCAAATTATTCAGCCAATCTTCTTGCTAAGTGGTTAGCTCCAGGAGGTGAGCCTTGTAAGGATTCAAGAACAGTGGATATCAGAATGCCTGGTTTGGAAGGTAATATGGACCTTGAATTGTCGACGGGCGAAATGCATGAATTTGTTTTTCAGGCATTGGATGATTCAGGGCGGCCTCGTTGTCTAGGAGGTGATTATTTGGAAACTGATCTTTCTGGTGAAAGATGGAAGGCTAGGCCTCCGGTTAAGGATATGGGAAACGGGAGCTATGCGTTTTCGCTTCAAGTTCATCCTGATTTTGCTGGTGATTACAATTTGACTATTATCCTGTTGTTCCGGCATTATGAAGGGTTGAAGTATTCCCCTGCAAGATTCGTGTTTGATCGTGTTCTTCGTGTAGTTCCTATAAAGTTCATTAGGTCTGAGTCCCAGTTGCCTGAGATAAGACATTGCAAGAAGTCTGATTACACCAAGGATGTTTGGTCTGGTCGATGGACTCGACATGCTAGGAACGATAGTTGTCCGATTAGCAATGATGGGAGATACAGATGCCAAAAGCCGAGTTTTCCATGCCAGCGTCCGTGGTGTGATGGTCCATTGGGCGTGCTAGAGAGTAATGGATGGGTGTATTCAGCTCATTGCTCATTCAAATTGTTTACAAGTCAAAAGGCGTGGAAATGTTTGAACAACCGTTGGATTTTCTGGTGGGGAGATTCAAACCATTGTGACACCGTCCGCAACATCCTTCACTTCATTTTGGACGTGCATGACATTCCTACGGTTCCAAGAATATTCGATATGAACATCACCAATCCAAGAAACCCGTCCCAGATGGTCAGATTCACCAGCATTTTCAATGGCCATCCAAATGATACAGGCAATTATCAGGGCTTGAATTCATTGATCAACGCAAACTACAGAGAATTGTTGAAGgggtatttttcaaaagatgtAGTTCCGGACACCATGATCATGAATTCGGGCTTACACGATGGCGTGTACTGGTCTAATATCCGAAACTTTATCAAGGGGGCGGACTATGCAGCCTTATTTTGGGCCGAGGTAATGGAAGGAGTGAGGAAAAGAGGGCTGGAGCCCCCTGAAGTTATATATAGGACAACTGTGGCAACGGGCGGCTACGCTAGAAGTCTGGCATTTAATCCTCAGAAAATGGAGGCCTTCAATGGGGTGGTGTTGGATAAACTGAGGCAATATCACGTGCTAGATCGAGTCATCGATGATTTTGACATGACATATCCGTGGCACTACGACAACCGATGCAACGACGGTGTCCACTATGGCCGAGCTCCAGCCAAAATGAAGTGGAGGGACGGCCAAATCGGGCACCAATACTTTGTCGACCTTATGCTTGGTCATGTGCTGATTAACGCGCTATGTGTTAAAACAGTGTGA
- the LOC105156966 gene encoding uncharacterized protein LOC105156966 isoform X1, with protein sequence MALKFNWVSFFRIFSLLLLIAAIIIACFTLPIEKILKDFLAWIEQDLGPWGPLVLAVAYIPLTILSVPASVLTLGGGYLFGLPVGFIADSVGATLGAGAAFLLGRALGRSFIICKLEDYPKFRSVTIAIQRSGFKIVLLLRLAPLVPFNLLNYLLSLTPVPMGEYMLASWLGMIPITLALVYVGTTLKDLSDVTHGLNKFSKARWAFIVLSLLVSVVLMICVTLVAKEALDKALAEEDERADGDGTPAEPPNNEADSNENLCRPILVRIDTPQENPET encoded by the exons ATGGCTCTCAAATTCAATTGGGTTTCCTTTTTCAGGATTTTCTCGCTTTTGTTGCTGATCGCTGCTATTATAATTGCTTGCTTCACTCTCCCTATTGAAAAG ATTCTAAAGGATTTCTTAGCATGGATAGAGCAAGATCTTGGTCCTTGGGGTCCTTTAGTGCT GGCTGTGGCGTACATTCCTTTAACGATATTGTCAGTTCCAGCTTCAGTACTTACG CTCGGTGGTGGCTATCTCTTTGGTTTGCCTGTGGGTTTCATTGCTGATTCCGTTGGTGCTACATTAGGTGCTGGAGCTGCATTTCTTCTTGGGCGAGCT CTTGGGAGGTCATTTATTATCTGCAAGTTAGAAGATTATCCAAAGTTCCGTTCAGTCACAATTGCAATTCAGAGATCGGGATTTAAG ATTGTGTTATTGCTCCGGCTGGCTCCTTTAGTTCCATTTAATCTGCTGAACTATCTCTTATCCTTGACTCCGGTCCCGATGGGTGAATACATGCTGGCTTCATGGTTGGGCATGATA CCAATCACTCTTGCCTTGGTATATGTCGGGACAACTTTGAAGGATCTTTCCGATGTAACACATGGATTGAATAAATTCTCAAAAGCCCGATGG GCATTTATTGTATTGAGCCTTCTGGTGTCTG TGGTACTAATGATATGTGTTACACTAGTTGCAAAGGAAGCTTTAGATAAAGCGTTGGCCGAAGAAGACGAGCGTGCGGACGGTGATGGCACGCCGGCAGAACCACCAAACAATGAGGCCGACTCCAACGAAAATCTCTGCCGGCCAATTCTAGTAAGGATCGATACACCTCAAGAAAATCCAGAGACGTAG
- the LOC105156966 gene encoding uncharacterized protein LOC105156966 isoform X2, with amino-acid sequence MSHEKESYKGLVSCSSIISELGGGYLFGLPVGFIADSVGATLGAGAAFLLGRALGRSFIICKLEDYPKFRSVTIAIQRSGFKIVLLLRLAPLVPFNLLNYLLSLTPVPMGEYMLASWLGMIPITLALVYVGTTLKDLSDVTHGLNKFSKARWAFIVLSLLVSVVLMICVTLVAKEALDKALAEEDERADGDGTPAEPPNNEADSNENLCRPILVRIDTPQENPET; translated from the exons ATGAGTCATGAGAAGGAAAGCTACAAAGGGCTTGTCTCCTGTTCTAGTATTATATCAGAG CTCGGTGGTGGCTATCTCTTTGGTTTGCCTGTGGGTTTCATTGCTGATTCCGTTGGTGCTACATTAGGTGCTGGAGCTGCATTTCTTCTTGGGCGAGCT CTTGGGAGGTCATTTATTATCTGCAAGTTAGAAGATTATCCAAAGTTCCGTTCAGTCACAATTGCAATTCAGAGATCGGGATTTAAG ATTGTGTTATTGCTCCGGCTGGCTCCTTTAGTTCCATTTAATCTGCTGAACTATCTCTTATCCTTGACTCCGGTCCCGATGGGTGAATACATGCTGGCTTCATGGTTGGGCATGATA CCAATCACTCTTGCCTTGGTATATGTCGGGACAACTTTGAAGGATCTTTCCGATGTAACACATGGATTGAATAAATTCTCAAAAGCCCGATGG GCATTTATTGTATTGAGCCTTCTGGTGTCTG TGGTACTAATGATATGTGTTACACTAGTTGCAAAGGAAGCTTTAGATAAAGCGTTGGCCGAAGAAGACGAGCGTGCGGACGGTGATGGCACGCCGGCAGAACCACCAAACAATGAGGCCGACTCCAACGAAAATCTCTGCCGGCCAATTCTAGTAAGGATCGATACACCTCAAGAAAATCCAGAGACGTAG